A window from Vulcanimicrobium alpinum encodes these proteins:
- a CDS encoding flagellar biosynthetic protein FliQ, whose protein sequence is MDAFDGLVRDALLTTAVLALPILVVATAIGAAVAILQAATQVQEQTLTLLPKLVAIGAMLAVFGRFGIDLCARLVVEAIARIPELVRG, encoded by the coding sequence ATGGATGCCTTTGACGGACTCGTTCGCGATGCGCTGCTGACGACCGCCGTGCTCGCGCTCCCGATCCTCGTCGTGGCGACGGCGATCGGCGCGGCCGTCGCGATCCTGCAGGCAGCGACGCAAGTCCAGGAACAGACGCTCACGCTGCTGCCGAAGCTCGTCGCGATCGGCGCGATGCTCGCCGTGTTCGGGCGCTTCGGGATCGACCTGTGCGCGCGGCTGGTCGTCGAGGCGATCGCGCGCATCCCTGAGCTGGTGCGCGGATGA